Proteins found in one Micropterus dolomieu isolate WLL.071019.BEF.003 ecotype Adirondacks linkage group LG10, ASM2129224v1, whole genome shotgun sequence genomic segment:
- the LOC123978025 gene encoding trace amine-associated receptor 1-like: MEPEVNRTFTVNDIHPCYEFDNTTYVFTSNPSIICVLLYIFLCLLSVATICGNLLVITSITYFKQLHIPTNYLILSLAVADLLVGVLVFPFSMAFTVTSCLYHEDLFCKIRDGFDVSLCTSSILNLCCISIDRYYAVCQPLTYTTKINVHVTVIMILVSWGISALIGIGIIIGGFSQGTCKEICSVDIVMANTMGPVFSFYLPVIIMLCIYLKIFLVAQRQARIIQNTACQSTKSGETFSKMEKKATKTLAIVMGVFLLCLTPYFLCIILQPFTYNPPPVSVIETLNWLTLSNSMLNPCIYAFFYSWFRSASRMIISGKIFQGDFANSKLF; the protein is encoded by the coding sequence ATGGAACCAGAAGTCAACAGAACTTTCACTGTTAATGACATACATCCCTGTTATGAATTTGATAATACAACTTATGTATTTACAAGCAACCCTTCCATAATATGtgtattgttatatattttcctctgcttATTATCTGTTGCCACAATATGTGGGAACCTTCTTGTAATAACCTCCATCACTTACTTCAAACAGCTCCACATCCCTACTAACTACCTCATCCTGTCTCTGGCTGTGGCTGACCTGCTTGTAGGAGTTTTAGTCTTTCCTTTCAGCATGGCATTTACTGTAACCTCATGTTTGTATCACGAAGATCTATTTTGTAAAATAAGAGATGGCTTTGATGTATCGTTGTGCACATCTTCTATTCTGAACTTATGTTGTATTTCCATAGACAGATATTATGCAGTATGTcagcctctgacatatacaACTAAAATTAATGTTCATGTTACTGTGATCATGATCCTGGTCAGCTGGGGTATTTCTGCTCTAATTGGAATTGGCATCATAATTGGAGGATTCAGCCAAGGAACATGTAAAGAAATATGTTCAGTTGATATTGTAATGGCAAACACTATGGGACCTGTTTTCTCATTTTACCTCCCAGTGATCATAATGCTCTGTATCTACCTGAAGATTTTCCTTGTTGCACAGAGACAGGCACGCATCATCCAGAACACAGCCTGTCAGAGCACAAAGTCTGGAGAAACTTTCAGTAAGATGGAGAAAAAAGCCACCAAAACTCTGGCTATTGTGATGGGAGTTTTTCTATTATGTTTGACTCCTTACTTTCTTTGTATCATCTTACAGCCTTTCACTTATAATCCCCCACCAGTCTCTGTGATTGAAACACTTAACTGGCTTACACTGTCAAATTCAATGCTCAATCCCTGTATTTATGCTTTCTTTTACAGCTGGTTCAGATCAGCATCTAGAATGATCATTTCTGGGAAAATATTTCAAGGTGATTTTGCTAATTCAaaattgttttga